The nucleotide sequence TCCTCTTAGGACTGACAGATTCCAAAGATCTCCAGCTGGTACTCTCTGTGGTGTTTCTCCTGATATACATAGTCACTGTCCTGGGGAACATAGGCATGATGCTGATTATTTGTCTAGATGTCCAGCTGCACACTCCAATGTATTTCTTCCTCATCCATCTGTCATTTGTTGACCTCAGTTACTCTACTGACATCACACCTAAAACCTTAGAGAACCTGCTGACTTCAAACAAGAGTATTTCCTTCAGAGATTGTTTTGCCCAAATGTACATTTTTATCCTTTTGGCAGGCACTgaatgttttctgctttgctcaatggcctatgaccgctacaTAGCCATCTGCAAACCTTTACATTATCCTACCATTATGTCTTCACGATGCTGTCTTGCCCTCCTTACTGGGTCCTACATGATTGGAACTGTGGATTCCTCTGTCACTGTGTTTGCCATGATTACACTACATTTCTGCAAGTCCAACGTCATCTATCATTTTTATTGTGATACATCTCCACTTTTATATCTGTCCTGCAGTGACACAAATGGAGTTGaaataattatattcatttttgcAGGTTCCACTGTTCTTGGGTCCCTCATCACAATATCTGTATCCTATATGTTTGTTCTTTCTACTATTTTGAAGATCAATTCCACTTCAGGAAAGCAAAAAGCCTTCTCCACTTGTGCCTCTCACCTCCTTGGAGTCACTGTATTTTACAGTTCTCTGATCTTTACTTATTTAAAACCGAGTAAGTCCTACTCCCTGGGAAAGGACCAAGTAGCTTCTGTGTTTTACACAATTGTGATCCCCATGCTGAACCCACTCATTTACAGTCTCAGGAACAAAGAAGTGAAAGGTGCTGTTGTTAGATTAGTGAAGAAGAGACAAGGATCCAGGAAGATAAAATAAGACTGAAAGTAAGTGGTCATTCACATTGTTTCCAATTGTGACTGTCTGTAAAAAGCTACAATTAATTTtactctttctatttctgtgtgtcttttctaATACATACATTGGCAGTAATGCAGTTTTAAACTTCAGTTTCCCTCACTGAATTTTGAGGAACATATACTAACacatctatttttttcatttttatggaaaattattttgtaagagatgagaatgtgtttttaattctTACAGTCATATCATATAAAATTTCATACTCATTGAACATTTCATTAGATATAATGTAAAGATAATTTCCACAAAGGCTATACTTTCAGACATCATGGATTTTATACTGTGCAAGGTCCTATTTGTTAAATACTTCTTGATAAGAAGCTAAATTAGTATTCAGTTTTTCAACAGTATAACATAAATAGTAACCGCAGATATGTGTGATAAGATAATGGGAGTAATGCACTTAAAGAACCAATAAAATGGTGTTTATCATCAATAAGAGACTCTATTCCtgacatattttaaatgttcaatGTCATTTCTTGAAGAATATTGACTCTTATTGTATAAATTACCTTCAGATTATTTAATTCACAATCATGTTATTGCCCTAAAAAGAATATATTCCATTGCTTCActttgaatttcaaataaaattatgatGTAGTATTAAGTTATACTTAAAATTAATGTGTTGGTAACaatcttaaaaacttttaaaggcaGAAAGATGAGAAACACTAAAAGTTATTGaccaaagcattttcttaatctaATCAATACATGAGGGTTTGTCAGTGTGAGTCACACTAAAGCAAAACTCCTCAGTACTGTTTTGTAGCATTAGCCATTGATTTGAAAGTGTGTTATTTGATCCTCTCTTTACAACAGCAAAATGAGACAATTGTCTTCTCAGTGATAGGGGAAGATAAGTACTGCCTCTTTAGGTTGTTATAGACATGATATACCATAAATCTATCAACTCAAAATCTGCATACAGTACTGCTGCTTTTGTGTGCATCTATTGAACTTTTGAAACCCTTACAATTCTAATACCTACAGTTAATTGTCTTTTACAGTGTAAATTTTTGTgtgtaaaattcttttaaaataaattctttaattaCATGaacatttgtgggttttttgtttgctttcaccATCTACAGACTTGTATGTGTCCTAATAAGTTTCTGTATTCTATgtctgtgtttgcttgtttgtttgttttttcagataatatattttaaatggaaaagtaACTATAGAAGAATCTGAAATCTCCagtctaaaatgtatttttttcaacACTTTCAAATGAAGCCTCCCCCCTTTActtctcttttttataatttgttttctttttttttcaaaaaatgaaacaactacctgtttttcattttacataccaacttcagttcccacttcctcccctcctaccatttcctccacctattctctccacCCTACCCCATATTCACtactcagagagggcaaggcacattgctttggggaaggttcaaggccttccctactatctagactgaacaaggtatcatccaaagagaatagttttccaaaaagccagtgcaagcagtgtctgtttgtgtttgtttgttttgtgtgtactTGAGGGTGTGTGGGAAGGTTAGTGTTAGGTGCTCCTCTATTGTTGTCCACATTAGTATATTTAGtgttacaaataaaatatgaatggaAAACAatcttgcattttaaataaaataaataccaagCTACCTAATGTTTTCACATTAGGGGTGACAAAAGGACGTATGTAGTTATATATTTACAACCTACAATTAATATGAAATGTTAGCCTTTTTATAAAATTTGATCATACATACCATTCTTCACATACTTGTGAACAACGTTAAGCTATGATATTTTAGACAACCATGCCATACCTACTTGTGTTTGAGTATTAACATGAACATAGGGTTTTGCATTGAATTTTTTTCATCCAGTacattctgattacagttttccaTTTTCCCATCCCTAGACACAAATTTAAAAGTCTTCAATATATCATGAAAAATATTGGTCTGGATGGAAAATAAGTTAACATAGAAATTCATACAAATTGTCTCCAATCCTAATGACATGCTTTAAAATTACATAATCCATCAAACTGGGggatacaaatatttattttaattagtttttttcaGTGGTTCAGAAGcttatttacttttgtgttttctttatattgaaagtagatttctttcataaaatattcttttcagtttttccctATCCTTAATCTCTCACATATCTTCTGACcatcacactcacacaaatacactccatttttttccttctcattaggaaaaaaaagcaaggaatgatgacaacaataacagcaacaaaagcagagttggacaaaaaaaaataaactaaagaaaaagtccacgaaacacatacacataaacacacacacacacacattcacacagaaaattagaaattataatatataaacaaatgacCTAGAACATAAAATCCATGAAATATTTCTTATAAGAGAacatcatgagaaaaaaaatatcaaactgTCAAAAATAATATTGAGTTAATTTTGAGCTGAATTTTCTTTGCTAAGTGCCGTGCACCGGGGCCCCCGTCTGCGCTCCATGCGATACaatccagttcgcgagcttcgggcaaggggctggaggttgaaatacacaaacatacacagagacagacagacacacggacgtctaatcactggtacaaaagcccttctttaatagcaccatggaggcttaaatacccagcagtcaatggccaacaggtgaaaatcctaTCCTCTGATCATCTAGgccaaggcacagcttttagtaacttcaatcagaaggctctagcagggaagagcagctgaaggccaggactccaattggtcccaacagcTAAGAATAAGCTCTGCACTTAAGTGTGGTTTTTATACAAAGGACACACTGTTgtagaaatataattttctttttgtgagcAATAGTTAATTACAGTTAGATTCTGCATTTAGAATGAGGACTTGTGCAAAATTGCCCTCTCTGACCTAGGACCCTATCTGGTTTAGACATGTGCAGGCCACATGCAtaacattaaaaagcaaacatatTACACACTCTAAACACATTACACACTCAGGGTGGTATTGTTtctcttgttgtttttgtttatttgtttgaggttcttttgcttacttttttgattttgtgtgtcaTTAGTGGTTTTGgagcatttttatattattttttttaattttatatataattttccaattttgtgtctttatggaatttttttcatgtgtgttctaTGTTGTTTCcctctgtttctttaaatttcttatctgttttcttttatatttgtagctttattttcaaaagaaagagaaagaaggaatgaaatgGAATGGTTGGGGAGGTGTGATGATCTGACAAGAGACAAAACAAGGAAAACCACTTTTGAAATCTGAATATAACTGAATTTTCcatgataaaaataatttctggtaTGCAGCTGCACTGTAAGGTGACTATACATAATAACTATAAACCATAAATTTCAAAAGGTGGAAGAAAGGATTTTGAACAATTTCACTAAGTAACGGCATTTTACATAGTTCATTGTACATAATATATACAACATATCCAATACAATAACAAGTATTGAAATATTAACTTCTATATATTAATTAACATAGAACTAatgaaatttacatgcaaatatgAAATTCTTTATTTTCGGTTGAAGTTAAGAGAAGTTGAATAATAAATACCCTAATAAATAGTAATATATCTTACATTTTGAGATTATACTATCCTATTATTTTCCCTACCTTTCCTTGCTCACTATCCCCCAGACCCGAAAGGTCCCTTCTTATTTCTTGGCTTCATTGAGTACTTAAGCATGTGTAGTAACATAGGATGCTTTGAGGTTAGGAGAATTGGATTAGAAAGAACAAGAGACACTAGTCTTTCAGGGTCTGAGTTGCTGCAGGAAACTTTATATTTTCTAGTTTGAtcttttttcctgaaaattcatggtttcatttttgtATAACTGAATTATATCCTATAGTGAACTTGTGTTCCATTTTCATTATCTACTAAGCAGtttaagaacatttatttttatagatataGCCAGAACAACTATAACGAATATGGCTTAGTAACTGTCTGTGTGGCATCATGTCAAGTCCATAGTTCATATCAAAGCAGGGTATGGCTAAATCTGTCCAAAATAGGATTTCTATTGTCTTGTTCAGATCATGTTCAAGCAGTCATTTTGTTGAGACTTTATGAGTGTAACTTCGGACATCTAAGGTGGTGCCACTTCACAGCCAATCCCCTGTTCCTCTGGCTACTGCAACATTTGTGTTCTCTCTTCTGAAATGATTCTGAGagctggagggttttttttttttcatttttctttcttctttccttccttctttccttccttccttccttccttccttcctttcttttttttgtagatGCATCTGTTGGGCCTGGGCTCCCTATCTGTGCAATTTGATTGGTTATAATTTTCTAGAATGGTATGTTTCTACTGTGAAGAGAATTTTTTTGATGAGAAGCGAGAACCACAATTATAAGTTAATAAAGGAACACATATTCCTTTGTTTTTACTTAACAGATTTTAACTCTTTCAGAATTGTTCAaccaacttaaaatttttatttttggaaattttaGTATTCTACAATCACAGTTGCATTAATGAAGTAAAaccttcaaattaaaaaaaaatctccatctaCCCACACTATTTAAAAATTCACCGGTATGAATtgaatgttatttaaatattatacttTATAAATTTAATGAACTAATTGGCATATGAATTAAATGTTGCATTAGAATGATaacatatttatcattttcttttttatagggCTCCCAGGGAAAAACAATTCCTTTGCTGAATTACTCCTTTGCCCTCAGTTCCTGAAAACTTGCCAAGAACACTGTCATAGGAACTAACACTGGAGACTGACCACGTCATGTGAGCTTTTGACATTACAAGGCAAATTCTGGTGTTATGGATTAGAGATAAAAGTCATAGAATGCTCTGTTCATATTCACAATTTCTCTTGGAATAAATGTGCAGCATAACTTCCTTTAAAATTGCTTTTCACAAAGAACAGAGGAAAGTGTCAAGGATAATTCAATTAACATCtgcatttttttcaaatgagttcacaaaataagaaaaatatccaaAGGGAAAATGAAAGCTCAAAGACTGACAGGTTCAAaaccataaatatattttttctttcatttgtaagAAAATTTGGGAGTTGAATATTTTCACTCCAATGCTACTGGAAATATTTTGCCTCCAATTTTTTCTAGCAACTTTGGCACTCAgagtaagtattttttttaaattgtgaagGCTTGAAGCTGTTAaaatagagattatatttaaaaGTTAGAGTGCACATATCATTTGGTACTTACAAAAGTGCATTCGGATTGTGACAAAAAGAATCAGTGGAAGGAGATAAAACCagtaattatttatatttcagtaAAATGATTTTGCTTAAAATTGTCTTAAATAGTCAGAAACAGTACACCATATTTCTTAATAGTTATTTGTCTTATTGTAGCCTAATAATATTCAGTAATATCAATTAAGGTTAATTGATACTGAAAAATCCATGAAATGATGCATTAAAGTTGTTTTCTGTCCTTCTTCATTAAATGTGACATTTCATTTAGACTTACTGGAATAAGGGTATGGCTAAGATCCTTTAATGTCTTACATTTTGGACATGATCCTAGACTCTACATGAATTTGTGCTGGGTTCACATTAATTATCTGAGTTCTGCCACTTAGATCTTGTGCAAAGTGAGGGGATATTATTACCATTTCCACGATAACAGTTCATGCAGGTTAAACATATAAAAGGAAGTTTAGACTAGCACTAGTTTTCTTGGAATTATAACACATATTATCACTTATGATATAAATGATTGTCACTTTGTACTTCTTTTTGAAAATCTGTTTACAGTTCTATGAAATATTATAAAAGTACAgtgacaaacacacagaaaaacttcTATGTCATCAGAAACTATGCATTACCTTTGATTTCTCATCATTTAGGGTCATTGACTATGAACACCTGGAATCACACAAGTAAACCAGACTTCATCCTCTTGGGACTGACAGATTCCAAAGAGATCCAGTTAGTCCTCTCTGTGCTGTTTCTCCTGATATACATGGTCACTGTGCTGGGGAACACAGGCATGATGCTGACCATTTGTGTTGATGTCCAGCTTCACACtcccatgtatttcttcctcatCCATCTGTCATTTGTTGACCTTAGTTACTCGACTGCCATCACACCTAAAACCTTAGAGAACCTGATGACTTCAAACAAGAGCATTTCCTTTATAGGATGTTTCACCCAACTGTACATTTTCATCCTCTTGGCAGCTACTGaatgttttctgct is from Microtus pennsylvanicus isolate mMicPen1 chromosome 1, mMicPen1.hap1, whole genome shotgun sequence and encodes:
- the LOC142842671 gene encoding olfactory receptor 8H2-like; its protein translation is MNTWNHTSKTDFILLGLTDSKDLQLVLSVVFLLIYIVTVLGNIGMMLIICLDVQLHTPMYFFLIHLSFVDLSYSTDITPKTLENLLTSNKSISFRDCFAQMYIFILLAGTECFLLCSMAYDRYIAICKPLHYPTIMSSRCCLALLTGSYMIGTVDSSVTVFAMITLHFCKSNVIYHFYCDTSPLLYLSCSDTNGVEIIIFIFAGSTVLGSLITISVSYMFVLSTILKINSTSGKQKAFSTCASHLLGVTVFYSSLIFTYLKPSKSYSLGKDQVASVFYTIVIPMLNPLIYSLRNKEVKGAVVRLVKKRQGSRKIK